Proteins encoded together in one Rossellomorea sp. y25 window:
- a CDS encoding DUF2188 domain-containing protein has protein sequence MSWTKNDYPDSLKNLPADVRHKAIEIANALLDEGYEEGRAIAIATDQAHKSEEGNASDKTEYHVTPHDDGWQLKKADGQRAILVEETKDKLLSKAKDYVTDHSGTLVVHKQDGSVEDHLYQR, from the coding sequence ATGAGTTGGACAAAAAATGATTATCCGGATTCACTCAAAAACCTGCCTGCGGACGTTCGACACAAAGCCATTGAGATTGCCAATGCTCTTCTTGATGAAGGGTATGAGGAAGGAAGAGCGATTGCGATTGCCACTGACCAGGCCCATAAATCTGAAGAAGGGAACGCTTCGGATAAAACGGAATATCATGTCACCCCACATGATGACGGCTGGCAATTAAAGAAAGCAGACGGACAACGTGCCATCCTGGTAGAAGAGACAAAGGATAAGCTATTGTCAAAGGCAAAGGACTATGTGACGGATCATTCCGGCACGCTTGTTGTACACAAACAGGATGGAAGTGTAGAGGATCACTTGTATCAACGATAA
- a CDS encoding PaaI family thioesterase yields MNMENTLISALGIEFVELGKGKVIATMPVNENTRQPFGFLHGGASVALAETVASVGAVQLIDLDKEICFGLEINANHIKAKREGLVTATGTVMHQGRTTMVWEIKITDEDDQLICVSRCTMAVVPKR; encoded by the coding sequence ATGAACATGGAAAATACATTAATCAGCGCGTTAGGAATTGAGTTTGTCGAACTGGGAAAAGGAAAAGTAATTGCGACGATGCCCGTAAATGAAAACACGAGACAGCCATTCGGGTTCCTCCATGGAGGAGCATCAGTGGCACTTGCAGAAACGGTTGCGAGTGTCGGGGCGGTGCAATTAATTGATCTGGATAAGGAGATTTGCTTCGGTTTGGAGATCAACGCCAATCATATTAAAGCAAAGCGTGAAGGTCTTGTCACTGCGACAGGAACGGTGATGCACCAAGGGAGAACCACAATGGTTTGGGAGATTAAGATCACGGATGAGGACGATCAATTGATCTGTGTTTCAAGATGTACGATGGCAGTTGTTCCAAAACGCTAA